Proteins encoded in a region of the Cydia splendana chromosome 19, ilCydSple1.2, whole genome shotgun sequence genome:
- the LOC134799840 gene encoding hsp70-binding protein 1-like: MASSNPGGNNPIAGALTFPSRREDVQRMAEQPRQPRNLQGLLRFAMEATKAEDAPGNSELGPMDEERKRFLEEALKSLTVDVAKVLQDAIAVLSDADKIHSVQLGQSLPDGINQAFTSVMDFIDDIDTANDFYKLGGFSIFPVCYGSENEEIRARASGILAELCQNNPFCQSRALESGLLNVLLALARTERGEALAKCVSAISCACREYAPSCRELLSQGGCETITTVCGATDVRARTKAALLARHLCDHYPEAREKFVQLNLVKTLAEQLSAGRDASSEHLLNTLLTLLADLDERVLAQFRDPGLGLKGILERHLKHPDLKDDTFREEVEYCQEILCKVFLNRPDVVPANEEADR, from the exons ATGGCTTCGAGTAATCCTGGCGGTAACAACCCTATTGCTGGTGCCCTGACGTTCCCCAGCAGGCGTGAGGATGTCCAGCGTATGGCGGAACAACCTCGGCAGCCACGGAATTTACAG GGTCTCCTCAGATTTGCTATGGAAGCAACGAAGGCTGAAGATGCGCCAGGCAATTCAGAGTTAGGTCCTATGGATGAAGag CGCAAACGATTCTTAGAAGAAGCCCTCAAAAGCCTCACAGTGGACGTAGCAAAGGTGCTACAAGATGCCATAGCCGTGCTGTCAGATGCGGACAAGATACACAGTGTTCAACTGGGGCAGTCGCTGCCCGATGGGATCAATCAGGCCTTCACAAGCGTCATGGACTTCATTGATGACATTGATACTGCCAATG ATTTCTACAAGCTAGGCGGTTTCTCCATCTTCCCCGTCTGCTACGGCAGCGAGAACGAAGAAATCCGCGCGCGAGCCAGCGGCATACTGGCAGAACTGTGCCAGAACAACCCCTTCTGCCAGTCGCGAGCGTTGGAGAGTGGTCTACTCAATGTGTTACTGGCTTTAGCTAGGACAGAGCGCGGGGAAGCGTTGGCGAAGTGTGTGTCTGCTATATCTT GTGCATGTCGCGAATATGCGCCCTCCTGTCGAGAACTACTGTCCCAAGGGGGTTGTGAGACCATAACCACCGTGTGCGGGGCCACGGACGTCCGTGCGAGAACGAAGGCCGCGCTGCTGGCCCGACACCTGTGCGACCACTACCCTGAGGCCAGAG AAAAATTCGTGCAGCTGAACCTAGTAAAGACATTAGCAGAACAGCTGTCAGCGGGCAGAGATGCATCATCAGAACACCTTCTGAACACATTACTCACTCTTCTGGCTGACTTGGATGAGAGAGTTCTAGCTCAGTTCCGGGACCCTGGCTTAGGGCTTAAAG GTATCCTAGAAAGGCACCTAAAACACCCCGACCTGAAAGACGACACGTTCAGAGAGGAAGTGGAGTACTGCCAGGAGATCCTCTGCAAGGTGTTCCTCAACAGGCCAGACGTGGTGCCAGCCAATGAGGAGGCCGACAGATAG